The Streptomyces sp. JB150 genomic interval CCGATCCTGGACATGATGCGCACCGCCACCAACGTGGCCGGCCAGGCGCTCGTGCCGGTCATCGTCTCGGCCCGCGAGGGCCTGCTGGACCGCACGGCCTACGACTCGGTGGGCGCCGGCTCCCCGGTCGACGAGCCCGCGCCGGTCGTGGCCGACGAGCCGGGGGCGGTCAAGGCCACGGCCTGAACGATCGGTCAGTAGGGCGGTCGCACGGACCGTACGCTGTCCGCATGGGTTCCGTGAAGACCAAGCGGATGCCGCGTGCGGTCCGTGAGCAGCAGATGCTGGACGCCGCCGTGCAGATCTTCGGGCGGCGCGGGTACATGGCGGCGTCCATGGACGACATCGCGGAACTCGCCGGTGTGTCCAAGCCGTTGGTGTATCTGTATCTGAACTCCAAGGACGATCTGTTCGGCGCCTGCATCCGCCGTGAGGCGCGGGCGCTGATCGCGGCGGTGCGGGCCGGCATCGACCCGCAGCTGCCGCCGGACCGTCAGCTGTGGGACGGGCTGCTGGCGTTCTTCACGCACACCGCCGAACACCCCGACGGCTGGTCGGTGCTGCACGTCCAGGCCCGTACCCACGGGGACGCCTTCGCCGCCGAGGTCACCGCGATGCGGGACGAGGCGGTGGCGTTCGTGACCCGGCTGATCGCCGGGGCGGCCCCCGATGCGCACGCCGGGCGCGAGATCGCCGGGCTCGCCCAGTCCCTGGTGGGCGCCGCCGAATCGCTCGCCGCGTGGGCCAACACCACTCCCGGCGTCACCGCCCGGCAGGCGGCGACCACCCTGATGAACTTCGCGTGGGCGGGTCTCGGCGGCCTGCTGGAGGGGCGGTTCTGGTCACCGCCGCGAGCCTGACCTGCCTGACCCCAAGGGGTCCACGGTCGCGGTGAGATGGACCCGGCCGCCGCCGCGCAGGGCGAAACGGCCCTTCGCCGCGGCGAATTCGACGGTCCCCGGCAGCGGGAGGGGCGCGAGGAACCGGGCCCGCACGCGCACCGCGTCGGGGGTGCCGTGCGCGGCGAGACAGCGGGCCAGTGTCCACATGCCGTGCGCGATCGGCCGGGGGAAGCCGAACGGGCGCGCGGTGAGCGGGTGCAGGTGGATGGGGTTGCGGTCGCCGGAGACGGCGGCGTAACGGCGCCCGAGGTCCCCGCCGAGGGGCCACGCCGCGAGCGAGGGCAGCGCGGAGGCCGCGTCGGTGGCGGGCGCGGAGGCCGCGTCGGTGGCGGGCGTGGTCGCCCGGGCGGAGGCGGGTTCGGTCGTCGGGCCGGTGGCGGGTGTGGTCGTCGGGTCGGTGCGGGGGTCCGTGGGGCGGGCCGTGGCGTGCCGGGCGAGGTAGGTGCTGCGCGACTCCCACACGGTCTGCCCGCCCGACCGCAGCTCGGTCAGCACGGCCGCTTCCGTGCCCCGCCGGTGCGGCGCCAGTCCCTCGACGCGCACGGAGAGTTCGTAGGAGACGGTGGCCGGCAGCGCGGTGTGCCGGGTGAGGTCGAACGAGGTGTGGACCAGACCGAGCAGCGGCAGCGGGAAGGCGCGGGCGCTCATCAGCCGCATGGCCAGGGGGAAGCCGAGGACGTGCGGATACGTCGGCGGCAGCGCGTCCTCGCCGGTCGGGAAGCCGCAGACGCGCTCGTAGGCCGCCAGCCGCGCCAGGTCGATGCGCACCTCGGGGAGGGTGAGCGGGGCGCGGGGGAAGGCGGCGTCGGCGCGGGGGCGCCGGAAGGGGGACAGCAGGGCGCCGCGGAGGAGGGAACCGGCGAGCGTGGGCATGGGTACGGGGGGCTCCCTGGGGGCGGGTCCACTGATGCTTACTCCGGAGTAAGGTTACCTCAGGTAAGGTCTTGCCGCGTCCGGGAGTTCAGGCCGGCGCACGGTGCGCACGTCTGCCCCGGATCGGCCCCGAACCGCCGTGGAACTCGCACAGACCCCTCACGCGGGCGCCGTAGGATGCGCGTCCTGCCGGCGGTAACGCCACGAGCCGCCCGGAGGAGCCGTATGCCGATCTCGTACTCGTCCCAGCCGCTGCCGCCCGACTCGGCCGCCTCGGCCCTCGACTACGACCCGGACGCCGGACCCGTCCTCGTCGCACCGGAGATACGGCGGCTGGACGGCGAGGTGCGCGAGGCGGCCGTACCGCCGCTGGTGCCGCCCGTGACCCACGGCTCGCTCGCCGACCTGCCGTTCGAGAACGCGGCGGCCGTGCCCGCGCAGGCGGTGCTCAGCCGCCGTACCGGGGACGGGACGTGGGCCGACGTCACGGCGGCGGAGTTCGCCGCGCACGTGCTCGCGGTCGCCAAGGGGCTCATCGCCGAAGGGCTCGCGCCGGGCGACCGCATCGCCATCATGGCGCGGACCACCTACGAGTGGACCCTGCTCGACTTCGCCGCCTGGGCCGCCGGACTGGTCACCGTGCCGGTGTACCCGACCTCCTCCGTCTTCCAGACCCGCTGGATCCTCCAGGACTGCGGCGCCGTCGCCCTCGTCACCGAGACCGGCCGGCAGGCCGCCGCGCTCGGACCCGAACGGGAACGGCTGCCCGGACTGCGCCACGTGTGGGTCGTCGAACAGGGGCACGTGACGGGACTGGCCGAGCGGGGCGCGGCCGTCCCCGACCCGGAGGTCGAGGTGCGGCGCGCGATGCTCGGCCCCGACACCCTTGCCACCCTCGTCTACACCTCCGGTACCACCGGCCGCCCCAAGGGCTGCGCCCTCACCCACGGCAACTTCCTCGCCGAGGTCGACAACGCGATCGAACTGCTCTACCCGGTGTTCAAGGCGCGCACCGACGCGGAACCGGCCACGCTGCTGTTCCTGCCGCTGTCGCACGTCTTCGGCCGGATGGTCGCGGTGGCCTGCGTGCGCGCCCGGGTACGGCTCGGGCACGCGCCCGGTCTCAAGGCCGAGGAGCTGATCGCCGACCTCGCCGCCTTCCGGCCCACCTTCCTGCTGGCCATCCCGTACATGCTGGAGAAGGTCTTCAACAACGCGCGGGCCACCGCCGAACGCGGCGGCAAGGCGGGCTCGTTCGACCGGGCGGTGAACGTCGCCCGGCGCTACGGGGAGGCGGTCGAGGCCCGCCGCCACGGCACGGGGCCCGGACCCGGCGCCGCCCTGAAGGCGGCCCGCGCGCTGTACGACCCGCTGGTCTACCGCCGTATCCGCAACGCGCTCGGCGGCAGGCTCCGCTATCTCGTCTGCGGCGGCTCCCCGCTGAGCCGGGACCTCGCCGCGTTCTACCTGGGCGCCGGCATCGAGGTCTACGAGGGCTACGGCCTGACCGAGACCACCGGCGCCGCGACCGTCACCCCGCCCCTCAAACCCCGTCTGGGCACCGTCGGCTGGCCGCTGCCCGGCACCCGGGTGCGGATCGCCGCCGACGGCGAGGTGCTGCTGGCCGGCGGGCAGGTGCTGCGCGGCTACTGGGACCCGCACGCGGGCGGCGTCGTCCCCGCCACCGCGGACGGCTGGCTCCCGACCGGCGACCTCGGCCGCCTCGACGACGAGGGCTACCTGACCATCACCGGCCGCAAGAAGGAGATCCTGATCACCGCCGGCGGCAAGAACGTGGCCCCGGCGCCGCTGGAGAACTGGCTGCGGCAGCACCCGCTGATCTCCCAGTGCCTCGTCGTCGGCGACCGCCGCCCGTACGTCGCCGCGCTGATCACCCTCGACATGGAGGGCGTCAGCCACTGGCGGCGGATGAACGGCAAGCATCCCGTGCCGGCCGAACTCCTCACCGAAGACGCCGAGTTGCGGGCCGTCCTGCAACGGGCGGTCGACGAGGCCAACAAGCTCGTCTCCCGCCCCGAGTCCATCCGCCGCTTCGCCGTCCTGCCCGTCGACTTCACCGAGGAGGCCGGACAGCTGACCCCGTCGATGAAGCTGCGGCGCGCGGTGATCGCGCGGGACTTCGCCCGGGAGATCGAGGCGCTGTACGGCTCGTGACGTGACCTCCCGCCGGGGGAGCGGGCCGCGGGGTCAGGCGCGCGGCGGTGCCGTCGTGCCGCAGCGGGCGGCGACCGTGCCGGCGAAGGTCCTGGCCTGGGGGGTGAGCGCGTCCCAGTGGCGGACGGCCCAGCCGACGGCCAGGGGCCGCAGGGCGGGCACCGGCACGAGGCGCAGCCCCGCGGCGCCGGTGCCGCGGGCGCCCGGCAGGGCGGGGACCAGTGCGCGGCCCAGGCCCAGTTCGGCCAGGAGCAGGGCCGTGTCCCAGTCGGCGACGCTCGTGTCGTAGCCGAAGCGGACGCCGAGAGCGGCGCAGGCCGCGTCGAGGTGGGCGGCGGAGGTGGAGTTCGGGGGGAGGCGGATCAGCCGCAGGTCGGTCAGCTCCTCCGGGCGCAGGGCGGGGCGGTCGGCGAGGGGGTCGTCGGCGGGGACCGCGAGGACCCAGGGCAGCTCGGCCACCGGGTGCTGCTCGATGCCGCGCACCGGCGGGCCGAGGGTGATCCACGCGAGGTCCAGGTCGCTGTCGGTGAGCGCGTCGAAGCAGGCGCGGCTGGAGCTCTCGGTACGGAACTCCAGGCTGACCCGGGGGTGGCGGCGCCGGAAGTCGACGATGGCGTCCGCCATGAAGTGCCGTACGGTCGTCGCCCCCGTCGCCACCCGCACCGAGCCGGTCTCCCCGTCGGCCAGGTCCCGCAGCCGCCGCAGCGCGAGGTCGAGCCCCGCGATGCCCTCCGCGGCGGCGGCCTCCAGAACGCGGCCCGCCGCCGTGGGCACCACCCCGCGCGGGCGCCGCTCCAGCAGGCTCACCCCCGTCTCCCGCTCCAGCCGCCTGACGTGCTGGCTCACCGCCGACTGCGTACAGCCCAGGTCACGGGCCACGGCACTGAGGTTGCCGGCACGGCACACGGCCACGAACACGCGCAGGTCGTCGAGCGTCATGACATCCAAGCTATCGCTTGGGGCCGGGCAGTTTTCCTTAGGATTGACTGGGTGTCAGGTCGTGCACGACGATCGCCGCAGGGCCCGGGCGGCAACCCGCTCCGCGCTCCGCCGGGATCCGGACCCGAGGGGACACCCCCGTGGGCGGGGCGCGGAGCGGGTGCCGACCCACACGACCTGCCGACAGGGGGGACCCGGTTCATGACCCACACCGCCGAGCACGCTCGTGACCTGCTGCGCCGCTCGGGCGCCGACGCCGTCGGCCACCCCGGCGGCGGCACCCTCCTCGCCCACCTCGACCGCGTCCACGACCGGCTCGCCGGCTGGGGCGCCCGCCCCGCCCTCCAGCTCGCCGGCCTCTGCCACGCCTGCTACGGCACCGACGGGTTCGCCGTGGCCCTGCTGTCCCTGGCCCGGCGCGCCGAACTCGCCGACGTGATCGGCGCGGAGGCCGAGGCCGTCGTGTACGGGTACGCGAGCCTCGACCGCGCCGCCGGCTACCCGCGCTTCACCGACCCCGGCGCCGCCCTGCCCGACCGCTTCACCGGCACCGCCCGCCCCGCGGCCCCCCGGCTGCGCCGTGACCTCGCCGAACTCACCGCCGCGAACGAACTGGACCTCGCCGCCCACGACCCCGCCGTCCGCGACCGCTTCGGCGCCGAGCTGCTGGACCTCCTCACCCGCCTGCGCCCGCTGCTGACCGCGGCGGCCTGGGCGGACTGCCGGGCGGTGCTGGGGGACGCCTGACGCCCCCGGTTCACCCGCGCACGGCGGTCAGGAACGCCTGAGGAGCCGACTCGCCCTTGTCCTCCTCCGCCTCCCGCAGGGTCCGCGACCGTACGGCGAACCCGGCGTCCTCCAGCAGCCTGGCCATCCGCTCCGGCCGCCGCCGCTCGAAGTCGAGGCTGACGGGGCGACCGAAGGGCCGCTCCAGGCGGCGCGGCGCGTCACCGGCCTGGAAGGCGAGCAGGAGGTGGCCGCCGGGCGCCAGGACGCGGGCGAACTCGGCGAAGAGAGCGGGGAGGTGGTCGTCCGGTGTGTGGATGGTCGAGTACCAGGAGACGATCCCGGCGAGCCGCCCGTCCGGCAGACCGAGGTCCAGCATGGAGCCCTGCACGAACCGCAGCGCCGGGTTCTCCCGCCGGGCCACGGCCAGCATGGACGCCGACAGGTCCACGCCGAAGACCCGCACCCCGAGGGAGGCGAGGTGGGCCGTCACCCGCCCCGGCCCGCATCCGAGGTCCGCCACCTCCCCGGCGTCCGCGACCAGCCCGGCGAACGCCTCGAGGAGCGCCACGTCCAGCGGCGAGTGGGCGAGGACACCGGCGAAGTGGCCGGCGTAGTCCTCCGCGATGGCGTCGTAGAAGGAGCGGGTGGTGGTGAGGAAGTCGGTGTCGGTCATGGGCACGGACCCTAGACCCCGCCACCGACAGCACGTGGCGGCCCTCGTCCTCACGGCACGCCCAGCGCCCGCAGTACGGCCGTCGCCCCCACCCCCGCGAGGACCACGACCACGAACGGCGCTCGCCGCCACGCCAGTACGACCGCCGTCAGCACCCCGGCGGGGCGGGCCCACCCGGCGAGGCCAGTGTCCTCGGTGAGCGCGCCCGTGGCCAGCAGGGCGACGAGCAGGACCACCGCCCCGGCGGACAACAGCTCCTGCGCGCGCGGCGGCACGTGGACCCGCCCGTGCAGCACGGGCCCGACCAGGCGCAGGGCGTACGTCGCGGCGGCGAGCGCCAGGACTAGGACGACCGGCGCGCTCATCCCGCCACCGCCTTCTCGCGGGCGCCGCCGCCGTACAGCGCGAGCCCGGCGAGGGCGAGCAGCACCGGCAACCCCGCCGGGACGACCGGTGTCACGGCGAGCGCCACGCAGGCGCCGGGCAGGGCGCAGCGGCGCAGGCGGGGATCGTCGCGCAGGGCGGGGACCACGAGGGCGGCGAGGACGGCCGGGAAGGCCGTGTCCAGGCCGTAGGCCGCGGTGTCGCCGAGCGCGCCGCCCGCGAGGGCGCCGGCCAGGACGGAGACGTTCCACACGGCGAACAGTCCGATGCCGCAGACCCAGAACGCGGTGCGCCGCCGCTCCGGGTCGGGCTGGGCGAGGGCGAAGGCGACGGTCTCGTCGGTGATCAGGTGGGCGCCCGCCAGACGGGCGAGCCGGCCCCGCCCCACGACGTCGGCGACCGCCACGCCGAACGCGGCCAGCCGGGTGTTCAGCAGCACCCCGGTGGCGGCCGCGGCGAGCGGCCCGCCCCCGGCGAACAGCACCCCGAGGGCGCTGAACTGCGCCGACCCGGCGTACACCAGCAGGGACATCGCCACCGGCACCCAGACGGGCAGTCCCCCGGCGACCGCGATCGCGCCGAAGGAGATGCCCACGATGCCGCCGGCCACCCAGACCAGGGACGCGTCGCGGACCAGGGAGGCGACCGAGGGTGTTCGGAGTGGCGAACGCATGTTTTCTACAATGAACAGACGGCTCCCTGTTCGTCAAGCCGAACGATCGTACTTCTGGAGCGAACCACATGACCGACGGCACCCCGCGCACCCCGCCCCGGCTCCCCCTCGACTGGATCGCCGCCGCCCTGCGCCGCGAACGCGCCCGCGCCGGCCTGTCCCTGTCCGAGCTGGCCAAACGGGCCGGGATCGCCAAGTCGACGCTGTCCCAGCTGGAGGCGGCGAGCGGGAACCCGAGCATGGAGACGATCTGGGCGCTCGGCGTGGCCCTGGGCGTGCCGTTCAGCGCGCTGGTCGAGCCGCCGGCCCCGGCCGTCCAGGTGATCCGCGCCGGAGAGGGACCCGCGGTCGCCTCCGAACGGGCGGACTACGTGGCGACCCTGCTGTCGGCGAGCCCGCCGGGAGCCCGGCGTGACATCTACCACCTGCGGGCCGAACCGGGCGCCGCACGGGAATCCGAGCCGCATATCCCGGGCACGGTCGAGCATCTGATCGTGAGCACCGGACGGGTGAAGGCGGGGCCGCGCGGGGAGAGCGTGGAACTCGGGCCGGGCGATTACATGGCATATCGCGGAGATGTGCCGCACGCCTACGAGGCGCTGGCGCCGGGCACCACGTTCGTGCTGATCATGCAGCACGTCTGAGTGGGGCGAGAAGTCCGGGAATTCGCGAGAAGTTCACCCGCGGGAAGTTCGCCGGGGTCCACCGAAAAGGGCAGGAGCCCCGTCGCCGTACGGCGCGGGGCTCCTTGGGTACTGCACTCGATCCCGGATCAAGAAAGGATCAGACCGGGGTGACGTTCTCGGCCTGCGGACCCTTCGGGCCCTGCGTGACGTCGAAAGACACCTGCTGGTTCTCCTCGAGGGACCGGAAACCGGTCGCGTTGATCGCGGAGTAGTGGACGAAGACGTCGGGGCCGCCGCCCTCCTGGGCAATGAAGCCGAAGCCCTTTTCGGCGTTGAACCACTTAACGGTTCCGGTAGCCATAAGCCCTCCTTGGGCTCAAAGGGTTGCCCTGCTCCAGAACCAGCAAGTGTGAAGACGAGTTCTCACAACTGCATCCGCCTGAAAACGACGAGAGCCCGCGGTCACATGCTCCGCAGGCTCTGCACTGCAAGGGAAACCAAACTGCAACTTGCGGCGAGCCTAGCACGCGGGCACCCGAAAGCAATAGAGGTCAAGATCACGTCACCCGGATGTTTGAAGATCGCGACGCACCTCTGACGCCGGGGGTGAGGCCTGGACCCTATCCCACAGGGTCTAGCCTCGCGATGTGGACATTTCTCGCACCCGGCCGCGCGTCGGCCACATCCAGTTCCTGAACTGCCTGCCCCTGTACTGGGGGCTCGCGAGAACGGGCACACTCCTCGACTTCGAGCTGACGAAGGACACCCCGGAGAAGCTCAGCGAGCAGCTGGTGCGCGGAGAGCTCGATGTGGGGCCCGTCACCCTCGTCGAGTTCCTGAAGAACGCCGACGACCTGGTCGCCTTCCCGGACATCGCCGTGGGCTGCGACGGACCGGTCATGTCCTGCGTGATCGTCTCCCAGGTCCCGCTGGACCGGCTCGACGGCGCCCGGGTCGCCCTCGGCTCGACCTCGCGCACCTCGGTACGGCTGGCCCGGCTGCTGCTGGAGGAACGGTTCGGCGTCCGGCCCGACTACTACACCTGCCCGCCCGACCTCAGCCTGATGATGCAGGAGGCCGAGGCCGCCGTCCTCATCGGCGACGCGGCGCTGCGCGCCAACCTGATCGACGGGCCCCGCTTCGGCCTGGAGGTGCACGACCTGGGCGCCCTGTGGAAGGAGTGGACGGGGATGCCGTTCGTCTTCGCGGTCTGGGCGGCGCGCCGGGACTACGTGGAGCGCGAGCCGGTCCTCACCCGCCAGGTCCACGAGGCGTTCCTCGCCTCCCGCAACCTCTCCCTGGAGGAGGTCGCCAAGGTCGCCGAGCAGGCGGCCCGCTGGGAGGCCTTCGACGAGCGGGTCCTGGAGCGGTACTTCACCACGCTCGACTTCCGCTTCGGCGAACCGCAGCTCGCGGCCGTCGCCGAGTTCGCCCGGCGGGTCGGCCCGACGACCGGCTTCCCCGCGGACGTGCGGGTGGAACTGCTCCGGCCGTAGCGAGTCCGCGCCGCGGCGCGCGAAGGTGCGTAACCTGCTGGGGGGGGTGACAGGTCCACGGGGGAGGGGGCGCGCCATGCAGCCGCTCGGAGCGGACGAGCCCACC includes:
- a CDS encoding TetR/AcrR family transcriptional regulator, coding for MGSVKTKRMPRAVREQQMLDAAVQIFGRRGYMAASMDDIAELAGVSKPLVYLYLNSKDDLFGACIRREARALIAAVRAGIDPQLPPDRQLWDGLLAFFTHTAEHPDGWSVLHVQARTHGDAFAAEVTAMRDEAVAFVTRLIAGAAPDAHAGREIAGLAQSLVGAAESLAAWANTTPGVTARQAATTLMNFAWAGLGGLLEGRFWSPPRA
- a CDS encoding MaoC/PaaZ C-terminal domain-containing protein, which codes for MPTLAGSLLRGALLSPFRRPRADAAFPRAPLTLPEVRIDLARLAAYERVCGFPTGEDALPPTYPHVLGFPLAMRLMSARAFPLPLLGLVHTSFDLTRHTALPATVSYELSVRVEGLAPHRRGTEAAVLTELRSGGQTVWESRSTYLARHATARPTDPRTDPTTTPATGPTTEPASARATTPATDAASAPATDAASALPSLAAWPLGGDLGRRYAAVSGDRNPIHLHPLTARPFGFPRPIAHGMWTLARCLAAHGTPDAVRVRARFLAPLPLPGTVEFAAAKGRFALRGGGRVHLTATVDPLGSGRSGSRR
- a CDS encoding AMP-dependent synthetase/ligase; its protein translation is MPISYSSQPLPPDSAASALDYDPDAGPVLVAPEIRRLDGEVREAAVPPLVPPVTHGSLADLPFENAAAVPAQAVLSRRTGDGTWADVTAAEFAAHVLAVAKGLIAEGLAPGDRIAIMARTTYEWTLLDFAAWAAGLVTVPVYPTSSVFQTRWILQDCGAVALVTETGRQAAALGPERERLPGLRHVWVVEQGHVTGLAERGAAVPDPEVEVRRAMLGPDTLATLVYTSGTTGRPKGCALTHGNFLAEVDNAIELLYPVFKARTDAEPATLLFLPLSHVFGRMVAVACVRARVRLGHAPGLKAEELIADLAAFRPTFLLAIPYMLEKVFNNARATAERGGKAGSFDRAVNVARRYGEAVEARRHGTGPGPGAALKAARALYDPLVYRRIRNALGGRLRYLVCGGSPLSRDLAAFYLGAGIEVYEGYGLTETTGAATVTPPLKPRLGTVGWPLPGTRVRIAADGEVLLAGGQVLRGYWDPHAGGVVPATADGWLPTGDLGRLDDEGYLTITGRKKEILITAGGKNVAPAPLENWLRQHPLISQCLVVGDRRPYVAALITLDMEGVSHWRRMNGKHPVPAELLTEDAELRAVLQRAVDEANKLVSRPESIRRFAVLPVDFTEEAGQLTPSMKLRRAVIARDFAREIEALYGS
- a CDS encoding LysR family transcriptional regulator, whose amino-acid sequence is MTLDDLRVFVAVCRAGNLSAVARDLGCTQSAVSQHVRRLERETGVSLLERRPRGVVPTAAGRVLEAAAAEGIAGLDLALRRLRDLADGETGSVRVATGATTVRHFMADAIVDFRRRHPRVSLEFRTESSSRACFDALTDSDLDLAWITLGPPVRGIEQHPVAELPWVLAVPADDPLADRPALRPEELTDLRLIRLPPNSTSAAHLDAACAALGVRFGYDTSVADWDTALLLAELGLGRALVPALPGARGTGAAGLRLVPVPALRPLAVGWAVRHWDALTPQARTFAGTVAARCGTTAPPRA
- a CDS encoding DUF6817 domain-containing protein codes for the protein MTHTAEHARDLLRRSGADAVGHPGGGTLLAHLDRVHDRLAGWGARPALQLAGLCHACYGTDGFAVALLSLARRAELADVIGAEAEAVVYGYASLDRAAGYPRFTDPGAALPDRFTGTARPAAPRLRRDLAELTAANELDLAAHDPAVRDRFGAELLDLLTRLRPLLTAAAWADCRAVLGDA
- a CDS encoding class I SAM-dependent methyltransferase — translated: MTDTDFLTTTRSFYDAIAEDYAGHFAGVLAHSPLDVALLEAFAGLVADAGEVADLGCGPGRVTAHLASLGVRVFGVDLSASMLAVARRENPALRFVQGSMLDLGLPDGRLAGIVSWYSTIHTPDDHLPALFAEFARVLAPGGHLLLAFQAGDAPRRLERPFGRPVSLDFERRRPERMARLLEDAGFAVRSRTLREAEEDKGESAPQAFLTAVRG
- a CDS encoding AzlD domain-containing protein encodes the protein MSAPVVLVLALAAATYALRLVGPVLHGRVHVPPRAQELLSAGAVVLLVALLATGALTEDTGLAGWARPAGVLTAVVLAWRRAPFVVVVLAGVGATAVLRALGVP
- a CDS encoding AzlC family ABC transporter permease encodes the protein MRSPLRTPSVASLVRDASLVWVAGGIVGISFGAIAVAGGLPVWVPVAMSLLVYAGSAQFSALGVLFAGGGPLAAAATGVLLNTRLAAFGVAVADVVGRGRLARLAGAHLITDETVAFALAQPDPERRRTAFWVCGIGLFAVWNVSVLAGALAGGALGDTAAYGLDTAFPAVLAALVVPALRDDPRLRRCALPGACVALAVTPVVPAGLPVLLALAGLALYGGGAREKAVAG
- a CDS encoding XRE family transcriptional regulator; the encoded protein is MTDGTPRTPPRLPLDWIAAALRRERARAGLSLSELAKRAGIAKSTLSQLEAASGNPSMETIWALGVALGVPFSALVEPPAPAVQVIRAGEGPAVASERADYVATLLSASPPGARRDIYHLRAEPGAARESEPHIPGTVEHLIVSTGRVKAGPRGESVELGPGDYMAYRGDVPHAYEALAPGTTFVLIMQHV
- a CDS encoding cold-shock protein; translated protein: MATGTVKWFNAEKGFGFIAQEGGGPDVFVHYSAINATGFRSLEENQQVSFDVTQGPKGPQAENVTPV
- a CDS encoding menaquinone biosynthesis protein, with the translated sequence MDISRTRPRVGHIQFLNCLPLYWGLARTGTLLDFELTKDTPEKLSEQLVRGELDVGPVTLVEFLKNADDLVAFPDIAVGCDGPVMSCVIVSQVPLDRLDGARVALGSTSRTSVRLARLLLEERFGVRPDYYTCPPDLSLMMQEAEAAVLIGDAALRANLIDGPRFGLEVHDLGALWKEWTGMPFVFAVWAARRDYVEREPVLTRQVHEAFLASRNLSLEEVAKVAEQAARWEAFDERVLERYFTTLDFRFGEPQLAAVAEFARRVGPTTGFPADVRVELLRP